A window of Nicotiana sylvestris chromosome 8, ASM39365v2, whole genome shotgun sequence genomic DNA:
GGATTACTCTTTAGTTTGTGTCTGTTAAGAATTGTTTTTGTTTGTATTTGTTCCCTCTGTTGAATCGAAATTTGAGATcttatttgtaaaataattgagCATAAAATGATCTTTGATTGTGTTTCAGCAGGTCAGGAGCTAAACTTTTACATGCATGATAGATGCCAACAATTAGTTCCTTTCTTACAGCATTAGTGGATTTAATAGTTCTGGGTATCATGGACAAATCTGACTATTTCATTTATGCAGGATGTTGAACCTAGTGGAGCTAATTCAGCCATAAAACCTGCGCCAGAATCAGATTCTTCCCCTCAATTATATGACAATGTACAGTATACTGCAAACAGTCAGTCACCTCCGCCGTCCATCCCTCCACCACCTCCTTCACATACTCCTCCGTCTCATCCTTCATATTCTAGTGGTGATTATCCTTCTAATGAAGATCATTCTTCTCATAATTTCCCGCAACCTCCACCGGCTAGCAGACACGAAAATTCTTCTTACTCTCAGTTGTATCAGCATCAACCTTACTTGCAACAACCCCAATCGCACTTGCCACAGCACTACCCTTCTCAAGACATTCCCTCTTCATATCCCAATTTCCAGTCGTATCCTAGCTTTACAGAGAGCAGCCTACCTGCTGCACCATCACATCAGCCTTCTTACTATCAAGGGTCTGATACTTCCTATTCCACTTTGCCTCCATCTAGCGCGGCTAATTATCCATCAAACAGCCAATACAACTCAAGTGATAGAAATGGGAGTGCAGCGGAGCCTGCAGCTATTCCTACTAAAACATATCAATACGACAGCAGTTACCAACCTCCACCAGATAAGATTGCTGAAGCACACAAGGCTGCAAGGTTTGCTGTCGGGGCTTTGGCATTTGATGATGTTTCTATTGCTGTAGACTACCTCAAAAAATCACTTGAATTGTTGACAAACCCATCGGCTGGTCAATGAAGTGCATCCTGCCACAGCTGGATTGTTTGAGCTCTGTGCTTCTTTTTTGGGTTTGTTCACTCTTACTGTTTTGCGTGTGGAGATGGTTTGATTAACTGTTTGTATCATTGTTCAAACTGAATTACGACGATGTTCACAGATGCATCCTCCGAGTCCCATCATCTTGTAAGTGCTCAAACTTTTTGGTGGAGATTGTTCagatttctttttttatttttttaaatatttatgtgCAGAGATAAAATTTTCTTCCCCTTTATATCTCGTTTCTAATACAGGAGCCCAAACCATAAGTAACTTTGAAATTGAGGATGTTGGCCCTTCACCTATTGTAAATTTGCAGCCCTTTTTCCTATTTGGAGTATTGAAAATGGATCACTAAGATTTTTGCATTGTACTACTTCTGAAACAAACTTTACGCCTATAGTTTTCCTCTGACTTACGGGATGACATGACCCTAAAATCCCACCGCCCTGCACCTCCTCTTTTCGTTCATTGCTTTTTCAAAAGTcttatagtcacacaaatattATTAGCATGTTTAAAGCtataagtttcaaaagttttcatCATTTCTTCTTAAGCTTGCTTACTGAAACtttttcacataaattgaaatgaaataagTATACAAAACATATATATCTTTGTGGATCATCTACATTTTATTTCGTGCATGTAAATAGATTTCTTGGGTGACCAATGCAGGGAGACATGTCAACTCAGAGCATAAGCTTATTTCAACAGAAAAATAGTCTTACTGTTTGTTCATAGAATCCAGTCAATCTTTTTTCCATACGCAAACAAGTGTATAACTAATAGGGAGGAGCGGCCGACATGTTAGGAGGAAAATTTCGGATGGTTCTAGTTCTTCCGTACATTCCGAATATCTTGCTATAAACTCATTAGTCTAATGCGATCCTGGTTTTTATTATGATGTATAATATAAAAGATTATTATCTTTATccatatttatatctatatctatatattatatttaaacaATGGAGGttcttagcgaaatatcgttagTCTATTTAACCGTTTAGAAATAGAGTTCACATTGGACAAAATAATCATTTAAATATATTCactaatatttaggaataatcATTTAGTTAATTCtctaatatttatttaattattttcttaatatttaggattttgattttaactaaaattttggttaataattttttgtttgatttgaactAGGTAagaagtcctaatatttaggaaagTTGTAAGAGTTAGAAAGTGAACTCTTTAGATGCTCCCAAGCACGAGTTCCGAGGTGAGCCTAAAAACTCTCCCTGTTGCTCTCCCTTTCCGATGATCTTTCCTTTGGTTACTTAGTTTTTTTATCAATCATGTCTTGGTGATTGGCTCAAAAACTTcgtctttttttctctttcttcctaAATTATGGTTAATAGAATATATTTTATTATTGGTGAGAAATCTTTTGACATActgaagtcaaaaatggtgcagAGGTTTGGTACGAATGGGTGGAATGCAAGAAGAATTTCATGAGGAAAATGACTCTTAGTCGAAATGTCATGTTGTGGGTTTGCGGTCTTCTTCATACAACATCTGATCGAAAGGGGAATGAACTCAGAAGGTGGAAGTCCATAGACCATGTCTACAATTTCTTCTGTACAAAGAAATACAATGATTTTGGCAAATATATAAGCATTGTAGCAGTACAGGGGGAACACAGAGCTGTCATAATCCTTTCAGAAGCAACATTCAATGTGGGATGGAGAACGCAAAGCTGTCATGATCCTTTCAGAAGCAACATTCAATATGGGATGAAGAGATGTTACTTTAAAGATAGAGAAGTTCATAAATAAGGTGGCTCCAGCTGTGAAAAGCTTTGTCAAACCAACTGTGAAAAGTTTTGTCAAACCAACAGAATACTCTTATATGGAGGCATTTAAAACCGATAAGTGGGAGGCAAAAGGAACCTCGACGCCGTCTGCACAAACCCCTTTTGGTCAACGAGTTACTGTTCAAAGGCCTGAAATTTTTGATAAGGATTTACTAAGCAGATGTTTGGTTGGCAGCTTCAGTGATGCGAAGAAATTGCCCACTCTCTCCGACATCAGGAGATGGGCCACTAATAAATGGAGCAATATCCCTAGCATACAGATGTACGAAATGCATGGCTCAAAATTCTTGTTCGAGTTTCCGTCAAGAAAAATGGCAGACCATATCAAAATGAGGGAATGGAGATGGAGGAACAAATTGTTGATGCTTGAATGGTGGTCGCCTACAGTAGGTTGCTACCCGGCTGATGCAAAGCTGGACTGGGTTTGGGTGAGATTACTGGGgattcctcttcatctttggtccCAGAAAATCTTCAAGCTAATTGGGGATAGATGTGGGGGATGGATTGAAACAGAGGAGGAAACTTCTATTAGGAATCATTTAAAATGGGCTCGAATCAAAGTGAAGGGCCCATTCGACAGAATCCCAAGAGTCATAGAGATGGAGAAAAATGGCATAATTTTCTCTGTGCCGACCTGGTGTGAATCGCAGGCGACATGGTGCAGTGTTGATAGTACATCAGAGAAATTTGAAATTTCTAGGGGTCCTAACCCTAGAAATACAACTATGGGTCTGGAAAGTAAGATACACGTGGCTCAAGAGTCATGTGACATTGAGGTGGGGCCTTCTTTTAAAAAAGGTTCACATGCTATTGCTGAGTCATCTAATGGGCCTAGTAAAATTCAAAGTCCCCCTATTTCTTTCACTAAGCCCATCCCCACTTTTACTAAAAGCCCAAATCTAGGAATAAAAAACAGATTCTCAGTTCTCTACCCATGGGACAGACCCGACCCAATGTTGGAAGAACTCTATGCAATTCATAACTCAATGGACATTGTTGTATTAGAAGACCTATCTGAAACAGAAGACCCACCACGTCTCTTAGATGCAATAGAGAATTTGGCTTTGCatggtggattcgaagaagaagGCCAAGCTTTAGGGGGTGGCGAAATCATTCCCTTCTCTTCTCTACCCAAGAATTCCGTACAATTGTCAGAATATGAAGATAAAGATGCATGGTTTGTTGATGAAGCAAAACCCTTGGACTCTCAATTTCTAGAGGCGGAGATGGAAGCTTCCTTATGGGTGCACAAAAATGTTTTGAAGATGAGCAAAGCATACGGAGTGAACTTCTAGGGGTGCGAGGGAGAAGCTCTGTCCCTCTTCATGAAAATCGATAAGCGCAAATTAGAGATAAGAGAAGAAACTGCTTTAAAGATAGTGTCGACtccaaaaaagaagaaggggagCATGGAAGTTCAGAATCTGGTGTTCAATATGAACTTCCCAGAGTCCAGTTCAAGAAGCAGGGGGAAATCTACCTTCAATTGTTATCAATAAAGGTAAAAATTATTTCTTGGAATGTGAGGGGATTGAACAGAAGGGATAAAAGATCTATTGTCAACTCTCTATTTGAGAGTTGGAAGGCAGATATTTACTGCTTACAAGAATCGAAATTGGAAGGAGATGTGCAGAGTTTTGTGAAACAAATTTGGGGGTTCAGATGGGTCATATTTGGTTGTCTGGAAGCTAGTGGTAGTAGAGGGGGTATCTTGGTTCTTTGGGACAGTAGATCCTGGAAAGGGGAGGTGATTAATGTAGGTAGCTATTCTATCACTGTTAAGTTTGATGCTCAGGCCTATAATTTCTCTTGGCACTTGATTGGAGTTTACGCTCCGCACTGTAGACCTGAAAGAAGGAATGTGTGGTGGGAAGTTGCTGCTTCCAGGAGATCTTTTGACGGTCCATGGGTTGTTTGCGGAGATTTCAATGTCACTAGGTTTATGGAGGAAAGAAGGGACATCAGCATCATATCAAGAGCCATGACTGAGTTCTCCAATTTCATTGAGAACCTTGAGCTCCTCGACCCTCCGCTTTTAGGGGGAGTGTTTACATGGACCAGGAGCAACAATTCTCATATTGCTTCTAGATTGGACAGATTTTTGTTCTCCTTTGATTGGGATGAGAGTTTAGGAACATAAGGCAATCAGTGCTTCCCAAACCTGTCTCTGACCACACCCCCATTTTGCTTAATTGCGGTGTCTGGGAGACCTCTAAATCTTATTTTAAGTTTCAGAATTGGTGGTTGGGAGTCGAGGGCTTTAAGGATATGGTTTCGTTGTGGTGGTCTTCCTTCAATGCCCAGGGGAGACCCGACTTTATTCTCGCTCAGAAACTCAAGCTCTTAAAAGGCAAATTAAGAGGTTGGAGCTTAACTCAAGGAGGAAACCTGTCAGCTATGAAATCTGATTGTCTTAATAACATCCTGGTACTACAAATTGCCCAGGAGACTAGGGATCTTACTGATGGCAAGCCTTACTATGGACCTAGAAGAAATTGCAAAGAACGGGGAGTTATCCTAGAGACAAAAATCAAGAGTACAATGGTTGAAACAAGGGGAAAGAAACACAAAGTTATTCCACAAGGTGGCAAATGCTAATAGAAGGTTCAATGCAATCGATAGACTCACCATTAATGGGGTTCAAGTTGAGGATTTAACTGCAATCAAAAGTGAGATCCTTGATAACCCTCGGGGGTTGGCCTGGTGGCAATTGACTTGAGCCTTGGGGTTTGCTCCCTTTCAATGTCTCAAGTTCGAAACCCactgggtgcaaacaatttctgagggccatcggactgagtaaaacctgaattaaccgtggtgcacttgcgggaaactccttgccgagggcctgtgcacccccgggattagtcggggctcgaagagactcggacacccggtgcaaataaaagaagaagaagtgagATCCTTGATTTTTACCTGCATCTGTATAGCGAGTCCGAATCATGGAGGCCTAAGTTCAACTATAGTCAATCCCCTCAACTAAATAACTCAGAAGTGGAGGGCCTAGAGCGGGATTTTGACGAGCAAGAAATTTTGGATGGGCTTAAAGCATGTGCAGCTGACAAAGCTCCTGGACCTGACGGATACACCATGGGTTTTTTCTTACACTGTTGGGATGTCCTAAAAGAAGATCTGGTGAATACTTTTTAGAATTTTCACTCACAAGAATATTTTGAGAAAAGTTTCAATGCTACCTACATAGCTTTGACTCCTAAGAAGGTTGGTGCAGCTGAGCTGAAGGATTTTAGACCTATTAGTCTGATTGGCAGTGTCTACAAGATCATTTCTAAGGTGCTGACTGAAAGACTGAAGAAGGTGGTCTAGAAACTTGTGGACTCCCAACAGATGGCCTTCATCAAAGGCAAGCAAATCATGGATGCAACTTTAATAGATAATAAATGTGTTGACTCCATAATTAGGGGGAAAGATCCAGGGGTGCCGTGCAAACTTGACATTGAAAAAACTTTTGATCACGTGAACTGGAATTACCTTATCAAACTTTTGAAAGATATGGATTTCGGCTGCAAATGGATTAAGTGGATTCACTTCTGCATTAGTAATGTTAGGTTCTCCATTCTTGTGAATGGCACTCTAGAGAGGTTCTTTCCATCTCAAAGAGGATTAAGGCAAGGAGATCCACTCTCACCTTTCCTTTTCATTATTGCCATGGAAGGTTTGAATAGCATGATCAAGAAAGCCAATCTTGAAGGCTGGCTGAGAGGCTTCAAGGTGCTCAACAATGACATAAGTAATCTAGAATTTACTCACTTACTATATGCTAATGATTCACTGGTTGTCTGTGATGCCAAAATAGAGCAAATTACACACTTGAGGTTGATTCTGACTGTGTTTGAAGCTATGTCAGGTTTACATGTAAATTGGAGAAAATCCCTTTTGTTCACTATGAACGAGGTTCCAAACATTCAAAGACTAGTAGGCTCTTTGGGCTGTGAGGTGGGAACTCTACCTACTGCATATATGGGGTTACCTCTAGGGGCTAAAAATAAGTCTCAACAGATATGGAATGGAATTGTGGAAAGATGTGAAAAGAAACTATCTAATTGGAAAAACAATTACTTGTCCCTGGGAGGTAGGGTTGTCCTGGTTAATAGTGTTCTAAATGCCCTTCCCACCTACATGATGTCTCTCTTTCCCATGCCAGTCAAGGTTGAGAAGAGAAATCGACGCTCTGAGGAGGAACTTCATATGGCAAGGAAACAAGGAGACAATTTGGAAGGAACTACGACCTCTGGCATTGGAAACATATTTGGTAGGCAAAAGTTCCCCTAAAGGTGACATTTTTTTGCTGGTCAGCAGTCAAACAACCTGTTCTAACTCATGAAAATTTGATGAAGAGAGGAATACAACTATGCTCAAGATGTTTTTTGTACGGCAATGAGAATGAGACAATCAGTCATTTGTTCATTCACTGCCAGGTGACTAGCAGATTGTGGCAGTTGTTCATGAGCATGAAAGGCCTAAGCTGGACAATGCCTAGGAGAACTGATGAGATGATGGCAAGCTGGAATGGCTCCGGGATAATCACATGCCAAAAGAAGTGGTGGAACATTGTCCCAACATGTATTTGGTGGACCATTTGGAAGGAAAGAAACTCTAGATGTTTTGAAGATGTGGCAAGCCACGAACAAAGGATTAAGATGAAttgtatatttttgttttatttttggtgtaaagAAGCACTTGTACAAGATGCAGAATCTC
This region includes:
- the LOC104221407 gene encoding uncharacterized protein isoform X1; the encoded protein is MEAFKTDKWEAKGTSTPSAQTPFGQRVTVQRPEIFDKDLLSRCLVGSFSDAKKLPTLSDIRRWATNKWSNIPSIQMYEMHGSKFLFEFPSRKMADHIKMREWRWRNKLLMLEWWSPTVGCYPADAKLDWVWVRLLGIPLHLWSQKIFKLIGDRCGGWIETEEETSIRNHLKWARIKVKGPFDRIPRVIEMEKNGIIFSVPTWCESQATWCSVDSTSEKFEISRGPNPRNTTMGLESKIHVAQESCDIEVGPSFKKGSHAIAESSNGPSKIQSPPISFTKPIPTFTKSPNLGIKNRFSVLYPWDRPDPMLEELYAIHNSMDIVVLEDLSETEDPPRLLDAIENLALHGGFEEEGQALGGGEIIPFSSLPKNSVQLSEYEDKDAWFVDEAKPLDSQFLEAEMEASLWVHKNVLKMSKAYGVNF
- the LOC104221413 gene encoding uncharacterized protein, giving the protein MKIDKRKLEIREETALKIVSTPKKKKGSMEVQNLVKIISWNVRGLNRRDKRSIVNSLFESWKADIYCLQESKLEGDVQSFVKQIWGFRWVIFGCLEASGSRGGILVLWDSRSWKGEVINVGSYSITVKFDAQAYNFSWHLIGVYAPHCRPERRNVWWEVAASRRSFDGPWVVCGDFNVTRFMEERRDISIISRAMTEFSNFIENLELLDPPLLGGVFTWTRSNNSHIASRLDRFLFSFDWDESLGT
- the LOC104221407 gene encoding protein HOMOLOG OF MAMMALIAN LYST-INTERACTING PROTEIN 5-like isoform X2 → MSKDNEPAKLLLPYLQRADELQKHEPLVAYYCRLYAMERGLKIPQSDRTKTTGALLVSLMKQLEKDKMSLKLGPDDHLHLEGFALNVFAKADKQDRAGRADLNTAKTFYAASIFFEILNQFGELQPDVEQKQKYAVWKAADIRKAIKEGRKPVPGPPGGESDVSELSSAPTGEYDVEPSGANSAIKPAPESDSSPQLYDNVQYTANSQSPPPSIPPPPPSHTPPSHPSYSSGDYPSNEDHSSHNFPQPPPASRHENSSYSQLYQHQPYLQQPQSHLPQHYPSQDIPSSYPNFQSYPSFTESSLPAAPSHQPSYYQGSDTSYSTLPPSSAANYPSNSQYNSSDRNGSAAEPAAIPTKTYQYDSSYQPPPDKIAEAHKAARFAVGALAFDDVSIAVDYLKKSLELLTNPSAGQ